A genomic segment from Scomber japonicus isolate fScoJap1 chromosome 11, fScoJap1.pri, whole genome shotgun sequence encodes:
- the zic2a gene encoding zinc finger protein ZIC 2a: MLLDAGHQFPGLGVGSFARHHSASEMQERDLSLAQNSFVDSAHMGAFKLNHDLSPGQSSAFTTQAPGYPAAALGAHAAHVTSYASSPFNSTRDFLFRSRGFGESSPASSQHTIFGPTTGSLHHSHTDTQGHILFPGIHDQHGSHGSPNVLNGQMRLGLPGEVFGRSDQYHQVSSPRADPYSAAQLHNQYGSMNMNMGMNMAAHHHPGAFFRYMRQQCIKQELICKWIDPEQLSNPKKCCNKTFSTMHELVTHVSVEHVGGPEQSNHVCFWEDCPRESKPFKAKYKLVNHIRVHTGEKPFPCPFPGCGKVFARSENLKIHKRTHTGEKPFQCEFEGCDRRFANSSDRKKHMHVHTSDKPYLCKMCDKSYTHPSSLRKHMKVHESSPPASDSSPAASSGYESSTPPGLVSPTTETQSNTTLSPASAVHNTTSHSGLSSNFSEWYV, translated from the exons ATGTTATTGGATGCTGGTCACCAGTTTCCCGGACTGGGAGTGGGCTCATTTGCCAGGCATCACTCAGCGAGCGAGATGCAGGAGAGAGACTTGAGTTTGGCACAAAATAGCTTTGTAGACTCCGCACACATGGGTGCATTTAAGCTGAACCACGATCTCTCTCCGGGACAGAGCTCTGCCTTCACCACCCAGGCGCCGGGTTACCCCGCTGCGGCTCTGGGGGCTCACGCCGCCCATGTCACGTCGTATGCAAGCTCTCCTTTCAACTCCACCAGGGACTTTCTCTTTCGTAGTCGTGGTTTTGGTGAATCCTCACCGGCGAGCAGCCAACATACTATTTTTGGCCCCACGACGGGATCCCTTCATCACTCCCACACAGACACTCAAGGCCACATTCTGTTCCCCGGGATCCACGATCAACATGGGTCCCACGGATCCCCAAATGTCCTAAATGGGCAAATGAGGCTCGGACTACCGGGAGAAGTTTTCGGACGGTCCGACCAGTACCACCAGGTTTCCAGCCCGAGGGCCGACCCGTACTCCGCGGCGCAGCTCCACAACCAATACGGCTCCATGAATATGAACATGGGGATGAACATGGCAGCCCACCACCACCCCGGTGCCTTTTTCCGCTACATGAGGCAGCAGTGCATCAAACAGGAGCTCATCTGCAAGTGGATCGACCCCGAGCAGCTCAGCAACCCAAAGAAGTGTTGCAACAAAACTTTTAGCACCATGCACGAGTTGGTCACGCACGTCTCGGTGGAGCACGTCGGTGGACCGGAGCAGTCCAACCACGTCTGTTTCTGGGAGGATTGCCCCCGGGAGAGCAAACCGTTCAAAGCGAAATACAAACTGGTGAATCACATTCGGGTGCACACCGGCGAGAAACCTTTTCCTTGTCCGTTCCCAGGCTGTGGAAAGGTCTTCGCACGGTCGGAAAACTTGAAGATACACAAGCGAACACACACAG GAGAGAAGCCGTTCCAGTGTGAGTTTGAAGGCTGCGACAGACGGTTTGCAAACAGCAGCGACCGAAAGAAACACATGCATGTTCACACGTCGGACAAGCCTTATCTCTGCAAAATGTGTGACAAGTCCTACACACACCCCAGCTCTCTACGAAAACACATGAAG GTCCATGAATCCTCCCCACCAGCATCAGACTCATCACCAGCAGCCAGCTCTGGTTATGAATCCTCTACGCCTCCAGGACTGGTGTCTCCCACCACCGAGACCCAAAGCAACACCACCCTGTCTCCAGCCTCAGCTGTGCACAACACCACCAGCCACAGTGGCCTATCCTCCAATTTCAGTGAATGGTATGTTTAG
- the zic5 gene encoding zinc finger protein ZIC 5, translating to MEPPLSKRNPAIRLADLAATQPLPHQNMTGFPGLGGHHPLSHHAHLHPGELGNDPGVALTPFGPEHMAQTNALKLSPSQHIQSHHEAQTAASFTSAQTTVGFPVAHPHSGYSSSRDFILRRELSASAMHALGDQHSSASSPHHHGMFISPTGAYGHTESGAHSLFTGLHDQGSPGAHHHALNGQMRLGIPGDIYGRPEHFGHRPEHYGPSSLHSYNSMNLNVNIASAPHGAAGAFLRYMRQPIKQELICKWIDQEQSQKKPCSKTYSTMHELVNHVTVEHVGGPEQSSHVCFWEECPREGKAFKAKYKLINHIRVHTGEKPFPCPFPGCGKVFARSENLKIHKRTHTGEKPFKCEFDGCDRKFANSSDRKKHSHVHTSDKPYYCKVRGCDKSYTHPSSLRKHMKVHCKSPPPPSTNVTYISSTNPLGDSLSPNSEAHRNRSANLSPQVTNLNEWYVCQGSGGPNHLHTPSSDVPTSDSDDEDSFRNSDPRTML from the exons ATGGAACCCCCTTTAAGCAAGAGGAATCCGGCGATAAGATTAGCGGATTTGGCAGCGACTCAACCCCTTCCTCATCAGAATATGACAGGCTTCCCGGGGCTAGGGGGGCATCACCCTCTCTCCCACCATGCCCACCTCCACCCTGGGGAGCTGGGCAACGACCCCGGAGTGGCACTCACTCCATTTGGACCAGAGCACATGGCACAGACAAATGCTCTCAAACTTAGCCCATCTCAGCACATTCAGAGCCATCACGAAGCCCAGACCGCGGCATCTTTCACTTCTGCTCAGACCACAGTTGGTTTCCCCGTGGCTCACCCCCACTCAGGCTACTcaagcagcagggacttcatcCTCAGGAGAGAACTCTCAGCCTCTGCTATGCATGCACTTGGCGACCAGCATAGTTCCGCCTCCTCCCCTCATCACCATGGCATGTTCATCTCCCCAACAGGTGCTTATGGGCACACGGAAAGTGGGGCCCATTCACTTTTCACTGGACTTCACGACCAAGGGTCCCCAGGTGCCCATCACCATGCCCTCAATGGACAGATGCGCCTGGGTATACCGGGGGACATCTACGGCAGGCCAGAGCACTTCGGGCACAGGCCAGAGCACTATGGACCCTCCTCTCTCCACAGCTACAACTCCATGAACCTCAATGTGAACATCGCTTCTGCTCCTCACGGAGCGGCTGGGGCGTTTTTAAGATACATGCGGCAGCCCATAAAGCAAGAGCTAATCTGCAAATGGATTGACCAGGAGCAAAGTCAAAAAAAGCCCTGCTCTAAAACTTACAGCACAATGCACGAACTGGTCAATCACGTCACGGTGGAGCATGTCGGGGGACCGGAGCAGAGCTCCCACGTCTGTTTTTGGGAGGAATGTCCACGGGAAGGAAAAGCTTTCAAAGCGAAGTACAAACTGATAAATCACATCCGAGTTCATACGGGAGAAAAGCCCTTCCCGTGCCCTTTCCCGGGATGTGGTAAAGTGTTCGCTCGATCGGAGAATTTGAAGATTCACAAGAGGACTCACACAG GAGAGAAACCCTTCAAGTGCGAGTTCGACGGCTGTGACAGAAAATTCGCCAACAGCAGTGACCGGAAGAAGCACTCTCACGTCCATACCAGTGACAAGCCTTACTACTGCAAGGTCCGCGGCTGTGACAAATCCTACACGCACCCGAGTTCACTGCGGAAGCACATGAAAGTGCACTGCAAGTCCCCGCCGCCCCCTTCCACCAACGTCACCTACATATCCTCCACAAACCCTCTCGGAGATTCTCTTTCGCCCAACTCCGAGGCGCACAGGAACCGCTCGGCGAACCTCTCCCCTCAGGTCACCAATCTCAACGAGTGGTACGTGTGCCAGGGGAGCGGAGGGCCCAACCACCTCCACACCCCCTCCAGCGATGTGCCAACGTCAGATTCAGACGACGAGGACTCTTTCAGAAATTCAGACCCAAGGACAATGCTCTGA